A genomic stretch from Candidatus Schekmanbacteria bacterium includes:
- a CDS encoding PASTA domain-containing protein, producing MVPNYVKIVGKYGLLFFIFIAIGAITGVMVMNFITKPEEITVPDIKGKSIDNALAECGEAGINIRIAGKAFDTKIPLYHVISQSPEPGKKVKKGREIDIIISKGTIKAYVPDVIGKNLQDAEMLISEARLNLGRVLKVHSETYPDNVAIATYPAPGRDAPRGVKISLLISAGQFEKTYIMPNLSGLTENQAYNLLDEMGVKLGELRREYDSGKPAGTIVSQQPPYGYNIRSGEEVSLAISTGGKGTSVGKAVSGAKNVTKTAVKTYRSYTFTVPDAPKNRNVRVILISGNTTREIYNKVTPPGKLINLFFEVSGKTIMKVFVDGEVIAENNY from the coding sequence TTGGTCCCAAATTATGTGAAAATAGTTGGAAAATACGGGCTTCTGTTTTTTATTTTCATTGCCATAGGTGCAATAACAGGGGTTATGGTAATGAACTTCATTACAAAACCAGAAGAGATAACAGTCCCAGATATAAAAGGAAAATCAATTGACAATGCTTTGGCAGAATGCGGAGAAGCAGGAATAAACATAAGGATCGCAGGCAAGGCGTTTGACACCAAAATACCTCTTTACCATGTTATTTCGCAATCTCCGGAGCCAGGGAAAAAAGTAAAAAAAGGAAGGGAAATTGATATAATAATAAGCAAAGGTACCATAAAGGCATATGTTCCTGATGTCATCGGAAAAAATCTCCAGGACGCAGAAATGCTCATTTCAGAGGCACGTCTTAATTTAGGCAGAGTGCTGAAGGTTCACTCCGAAACTTATCCTGATAATGTGGCAATTGCCACATATCCTGCGCCGGGCAGGGACGCTCCGAGAGGAGTCAAGATATCCCTGCTAATAAGCGCCGGACAATTTGAAAAAACATATATCATGCCCAATTTATCGGGATTAACAGAAAACCAGGCATATAATCTTCTCGATGAAATGGGGGTAAAGCTGGGTGAATTAAGAAGAGAATACGATTCGGGAAAGCCGGCCGGGACAATCGTTTCCCAGCAACCCCCGTATGGATATAATATAAGATCAGGAGAAGAAGTGAGCCTTGCAATATCAACTGGCGGGAAGGGAACATCTGTTGGTAAAGCAGTATCTGGAGCGAAAAACGTCACGAAAACAGCAGTTAAAACTTACAGGTCATACACATTCACCGTGCCTGATGCACCTAAAAACAGGAATGTGAGGGTTATTCTGATAAGCGGGAACACAACAAGGGAAATATATAATAAAGTGACTCCACCAGGAAAGCTGATAAATCTATTCTTTGAAGTTTCCGGGAAAACAATCATGAAGGTATTTGTAGACGGCGAAGTTATCGCAGAAAACAATTATTAA
- the topA gene encoding type I DNA topoisomerase, with translation MAKKLLIVESPAKAKTINKIVGKDFVVMATVGHIKDLPKSKLGINIEAGFEPDYVTIKSKSQVIKDLKKEAEKADEIYLAPDPDREGEIIAWHVASEIQSKSRKKPAKIYRVLFNEITKDAVKKAVSNPGEIDIQKVEAQQARRVLDRLVGYKISPLLWKKLMYGLSAGRVQSVALRLICEREESINKFVSEEYWSITAKLSASNPPEFNARLIEHMQQKIKISNESESSGILDYLNKQKYIVNRIEKKERKRNPSPPFITSTLQQEAYRHYGFSSKRTMAIAQQLYEGLEINGEGTIGLITYMRTDSVRIADEAKKAAREYIGEKYGLSYLPPSSPEYSVGKSAQDAHEAIRPTVITIEPDSISSFLSVDQLKIYKLIWQRFISSQMSPAVMDLTTIDVAAGDYTFRANGSILKFDGFRRVYLEGKDDEENGNGENGENVYLPEVAEGESVNLLELLPKQHFTEPPPRYTEATLVKELEKLGIGRPSTYANIMDKIEDRNYITKENKRFKPSELGQIVTTLLVKNFPDIFNVDFTASMETMLDEIEEGKAKRIDVLKSFYSPFEKDIEKASVEMEVKEEPTELNCEKCGSMMVKKWGRNGMFLACSKYPECKTTKDFKTDESGKTIPVEAEISSEVCEKCGKPMKVKAGRFGKFLACSGYPECKNTKKINGTSEPQNEENGKLLDEKCPKCEKQLTVRIGRFGRFEACSGYPKCRYIKPTSTGVKCQKENCTGVLIQKKSRKGIFYGCSNYPECDYAVWDKPIDRKCPNCGSQFMLEKRNGVKDSSKVACPNQECGYEEEQKSPQEG, from the coding sequence ATGGCAAAGAAGCTTTTAATCGTTGAATCGCCGGCTAAAGCGAAAACGATAAATAAGATAGTGGGAAAAGATTTTGTTGTTATGGCAACAGTAGGCCATATAAAGGACCTTCCCAAAAGCAAGCTAGGAATTAACATAGAAGCAGGGTTTGAGCCTGATTACGTTACAATAAAGAGCAAAAGCCAGGTCATAAAAGATTTAAAAAAAGAGGCGGAAAAGGCTGATGAGATTTATCTGGCTCCTGACCCTGATCGTGAGGGAGAGATAATTGCATGGCATGTTGCGTCAGAAATACAATCCAAATCAAGGAAAAAACCTGCAAAAATATACCGTGTTCTGTTTAATGAAATCACGAAAGATGCAGTCAAAAAGGCTGTTTCGAATCCCGGAGAGATAGATATACAGAAAGTTGAAGCCCAGCAGGCGCGCAGGGTGCTTGATAGGCTTGTTGGTTATAAGATCAGTCCTCTTCTCTGGAAAAAATTAATGTATGGGTTAAGCGCAGGCCGTGTACAGTCGGTCGCATTAAGGCTTATTTGTGAGCGGGAAGAGAGCATAAACAAGTTTGTAAGCGAGGAGTACTGGTCCATCACGGCAAAGCTTTCAGCTTCGAATCCACCAGAGTTTAATGCGAGGCTAATAGAGCATATGCAGCAGAAAATTAAAATTTCCAATGAATCCGAATCATCGGGAATTTTGGATTATCTCAATAAACAGAAGTATATTGTAAATCGTATTGAAAAGAAGGAAAGGAAGAGAAATCCATCTCCTCCGTTCATAACCAGCACACTTCAGCAGGAAGCCTACAGACATTATGGATTTTCTTCCAAGCGTACTATGGCTATTGCCCAACAGCTCTATGAGGGACTCGAAATAAACGGGGAAGGAACAATAGGACTTATAACTTATATGAGAACTGACTCAGTGAGGATTGCAGACGAGGCTAAAAAGGCGGCCAGAGAATATATAGGTGAAAAATATGGCTTATCCTATCTTCCTCCATCTTCTCCGGAATACTCAGTAGGAAAATCAGCACAGGATGCGCACGAAGCAATAAGGCCGACAGTGATAACTATAGAACCTGATAGTATTTCATCCTTTCTTTCTGTCGACCAGTTAAAGATTTACAAGCTGATATGGCAAAGGTTTATAAGCAGTCAGATGTCTCCGGCTGTAATGGATTTAACCACGATAGATGTTGCCGCCGGAGATTATACATTCCGTGCTAACGGTTCGATCTTAAAGTTTGATGGTTTTAGAAGGGTCTATCTAGAGGGGAAGGATGACGAAGAAAATGGAAACGGAGAAAATGGTGAGAATGTTTACCTTCCTGAAGTGGCTGAAGGGGAGAGTGTGAATCTTCTTGAACTTCTGCCCAAACAGCATTTTACAGAACCGCCTCCAAGATATACTGAAGCGACTCTTGTCAAGGAGCTTGAGAAACTTGGCATAGGAAGACCAAGTACATATGCTAACATCATGGATAAGATAGAAGACCGCAATTACATCACTAAAGAAAATAAAAGATTTAAGCCATCAGAACTTGGTCAGATTGTTACGACTCTGCTGGTGAAAAATTTCCCTGATATATTTAATGTTGATTTTACTGCATCAATGGAAACAATGCTTGATGAGATTGAAGAGGGAAAGGCTAAACGGATCGATGTGCTGAAGAGTTTCTATTCCCCTTTTGAAAAGGATATAGAAAAGGCATCGGTAGAGATGGAGGTAAAAGAGGAACCAACTGAGCTTAATTGCGAAAAATGCGGCTCTATGATGGTTAAAAAGTGGGGAAGAAACGGAATGTTCCTTGCCTGCTCAAAATATCCTGAATGTAAAACAACAAAGGATTTTAAGACTGACGAAAGCGGAAAAACTATACCTGTAGAAGCGGAAATATCGTCTGAGGTTTGTGAGAAGTGCGGGAAGCCCATGAAGGTAAAGGCAGGACGTTTCGGAAAGTTTCTTGCCTGTTCGGGTTACCCTGAATGTAAGAATACCAAGAAAATCAATGGCACGTCTGAGCCGCAAAATGAGGAAAACGGCAAACTCCTCGATGAAAAATGCCCGAAATGTGAAAAACAGCTTACAGTAAGGATAGGCCGCTTCGGAAGATTTGAAGCCTGCTCGGGATATCCGAAATGCCGCTATATTAAGCCAACAAGCACAGGTGTGAAATGCCAGAAGGAGAATTGTACCGGTGTGCTTATCCAGAAGAAAAGCAGAAAAGGAATATTCTACGGGTGCAGTAATTATCCGGAATGTGATTATGCAGTTTGGGACAAGCCCATTGACAGGAAGTGTCCTAACTGCGGCAGTCAATTTATGCTTGAGAAGAGGAACGGCGTAAAAGATTCTTCAAAAGTAGCCTGTCCCAATCAAGAATGCGGCTATGAAGAAGAACAGAAGTCTCCTCAGGAAGGTTAG